From the genome of Brassica oleracea var. oleracea cultivar TO1000 chromosome C4, BOL, whole genome shotgun sequence:
ACTCAAACCATCACCCCATTCCTCTATATACTTAGTCGATTTTATGGCTGGTGGCTGTTCAACAAACTTATCAGCGGTTGGAACAGCGATATCTGTCTCCGCAGCAGTGTTAGTGTCTGCAATGTTATCAGCCTCCATAACAGTATCCGTCTCCATAGTGGCATCCGTCTCCCCAGTGGCATCTGTCTCCCCAGTGGCATCCGTCTCCACAGTGGCATCATCATTATTCCCACCCTCTATCGCCTCGTTATTTCCCTGCTTGTATTCTACGTACAAAGTTATGGCTTTAGCTCCAATTTCATCCTCCAATGCCTGCAACTCTTACCCACGAGAGTTTATCTACAGGTCCCGGTTCCACTATTGGTTTCATTGTTTCTAATATTTGTCCCGATCTTCCACTACTCTCCACAACCAAAAGACTTCTTCGGTTGTCTTTATCCATGCCCGTTAGGTAAACAAAAAGATCTTCATCATCAACAATATTTAAAGGTGTCTCACATCCTACCACCAGCGGCATGTAGCTCAATTCCAGTTTTTCCTTGCTTTCATCCAACCCAAGCTTCTTATACATTCTCTCTTCTATCATTGACAAAGTCGTATCCCCCACTGATGTCTTCAGGGTTATACTAAACATCCGGTCTTTGAATTTAAAATGTACGCTGACATGATTGCTCATTGTATCATGCCAAAAGAAATGAACAAACTCAACAAACTGACTAGAGTTATCTACAGTTCTACCAGTTGTTCCGAGTTATTCCAAGTTAACTATAGTTCTACCACTTGTCAGAGTTTTTCCAAGTTATCCACAGTTCAATCAACAACAAATTGAATTACGTATCGGGTGTGAACCGATCTAGACCCTTGCCAACACACTCCCATTCAACCACTGAAATGCATTTTGTACCACTTTACTATACTGATTGACCCAGACACGAAACAATGCCATTGTGCATTACTCCTAAATCGAATCACAATTCAATTACGATGAAAGCCCGAGGCGGAGACCACAACTTACCGGCTTCGACGGAATGCTAGACGTCCTAATTTGCTTTCCCATATTTTTGGATACCCTAATTTGCAACTCTTGAATCCTTGTCCCCAAATCGCAAATCTCATCCAAATATTGACACACCATAAAACCCCAAACATGATCCCTAACTTTCTTCGCTTTGATTCAGTATTGTATCGACAAATAATATAGATTGTTTTTTAGGCTTTAATTATTTAGTTGAAAGAGATAACAAAAACGGCAATATATAGTTTGTTGGAATAAAAAGATTTTGTGGAAAATAAAGATAATTAAAAATATAGGTTTTAATTAAAGCAATGGCATGGCTCCGTAAATATTATTAAAACAAAAAGGCACTTCAAAAAAGAGTCATCTGTTTTAAAAGTATTGATATATAGATATAGGGTCCGATTGGTAATGGCTGTAGCTTTAAAATTTTTGTTGTAGAAAAAAATCTGTAGATTTTTTGCTGTGGCTTTAAATTTTATTGCTGTAGAATTTTATGAAAGCACTAAAAATTTGCTTTGGATATTTGGCTCTGCAGAGCACTTGTACAGCTGTAGGTTATTTCTAGAGCTGTGGCTTCAAAAAAAAATTTAAAGTTTGATTGTTCTGAATTTGGTGCTTTAGAAATAAATAAGGCTGTGGACAGCACCTACAACAACTACCAATCACCCCCATAGTACTTTACTTATTGGGTAGATGACCTTAAGAGTTAGATATATGATGTCTTTTGCAGAAGGAAAAGTATCTCCAAAGCTTTAACATGTCTTCCTTTTTTAATGACAAACACCAAAGCTATACACATCTTATTAACTTATAAGATAAAAAAAGTAGAGCATAAATCAAATTCTTAAACAGCTTTGATCATAACTAGCTTCAGGATTAAAAGTAGATAAAACAACTTATCACCGGATGAAGAACAGAAACACTTAACTTAGCATCGGAATATTTACAGAAGCAGAGATTTTAACACAAGGCAGATGAGAAGGGAGAGAGTTTAACTCAAGTCAACAAGTGCAAATAGGTTTCACATCACAACACACAACAAAATATTTACAGAAACAGAGTTTAACACAAGTCAGATGAGAAGGGAGATAGTTTAACACAAGTCGGCAAGTGCATAGAGGTTTCACATCACAACACACAACAAAAGCTTTCACACAAACACATAACAAAAGAAACCGAACCGAGTTTGTTATTTGTTTACGCAGCTTCTGCGAAGCCAACCTGCTCGTTGCCAAAGTGAAAGACAGTGTGGTATCTCCCCATAAACACATCTCCCAGTATCCTAGTACAAAAGTCAAGAATCAAGATTTAGATGAATCTCACACTCGCAGTGTTAAGATTTAGTTGATATTTGTTTGCATTTCCATTTAGAATTAAGGTATGTTTTTTTCCACAACCAAAAACATTTTAAACAAAACTTATTTTGTTAGTTGTAAATGTAAACGCCAAATGAATCCATAAATCATATTTGAAACAATCAAAAGCCTAGATGAATGTACTTGAGAAGTAATAATTGAGAAGGAAATACTGCTCAAGTATTATTTTTTTATGCCTAGAGAGTTTACCAGAGAGGTCCACGAGGTGGAGGCAAGTCAAGCGCGGTAAATCCACTGATGCATTGTGCCACTGGTCCTTCTCCAATCTTCAGTACGTACTATCAATCCCACAAACGCCATCAGCAAGATATGTTCAGAATGCTACAAAGGCTCATCAAGTCTCAAACATAAATGTACTCAAACAAGTACCTCTTCTGGAGCAAGATCAAAGACTTTGCCTCCAATGGTGAATGAAACAGTAGGCATTTTACAGAGTTGTGAGCAGTCAACTGCAGACTCTCCATTAGGACTCGGCATGCGTTCGCATATCTGAGGATTTTTTAGGAATTCTAGGATGAGAACAAAGAAGAATCCCACTGCTATTTTTCAAGAAACACAATATAAATTGTTATTGTGATAGACACTTGTTCTTCTTACATCATTAATGTAGTTCACTATACGCTTTTGAGTCATGTTCTGCATTAACTGGCTCTGTATCCACACAACTGCCATTTCACATGGAGCACAACCAGCATCTCGGAGACCACTAGATGATTTTGTGCTTTCCTTGTCCACCACTGACTCAATCCCCATACTAAACATAACACAATAACACTCAATAAATACAAGAAGACTGCGAAAGCGTGTGTATATTATTGTTATGTTTATAGATATAGGGATTTTACCTGACCCCATGGGTGCCATCGAATGTGCAAAGACCAATCTGTGAGCAGATATGCTTTGGTTGAGCCTGAAAGTAGAAAAAAGAGTTTTATATGTAGAATCCTGATATGCGTTCTCGCCGATTCTCTGAGTTCATCTTTTACCAAGTTAATTATATTCTTACCTTAGCCAAAAGTAAATCCAAAATGGATTGTCCATACTGATCAACAACAGTTTTGCATTGCTGGCTAACAACTCCAGATGCTCCTATAGCTTTATTTATCATGGCAATCACAGCCTAGCAAAACCAAAAACAAAAAGATCAAGCATATATACCAACAAACTTAAAATTTTATAAGACCCTCGATGATTGTTGATTACTGTTGGCCCTGCAAGTAACGATGTTCCAGAATCTGCTATTGCAGAACAACCATTTTCACAGTATCCTGTTACAAAAGAGAATCATGTTTCAATAACTAATATGGATGAATGTAACACGAATACACGATATGTAACTAATACACGCACCAGTAGATTTGCCGGCAATGAGAACCTCACCCATATCAAACTATTACCAAAATAATAACTTAAATGAGACGTGACTACTGACTAATAAAAATTCATGGCAAATCAAGAACACAATGAACAAACCTGCCAGTAACCCCTTCGTGTAACAGGAACATATGTGTGTTCTCCCTTAAAGTGCTTTGGATCAACACCGCCAAATACAAGTTCACCGCCTTCTTCACTCTTTGTGTCACGGTTAAGCCAAAATGAAAACACTGGTTTCTTGATAAGACCTTGCTTGAGCATATTGTACCTGTAAAAAACATAAAACTGTTGTCACTAATGGGGTGTGTGTAAGTAAGTAAGTAACCACAATCCAAAATAGTGCACGCATACCAAACAGGAGTGGCGTTTCCAACAGATATCTCTTGGAATCCAAGACCAAGAAGACCATCAAACTTAGCCACCAAGAAAGTTAAACCAGGCTCACTGGTTGCCTCAATAAACTCCTAAAGAACATAGGCAATATGCAGAAAGTAAAGTCAATCGATAGAAAAAATATGAGCATTAAAAGAAGTGTAGAACATATAACTCACCTGAGTTTTGACAACTAAGTCACCAACCGTGACAGCATCATAACTGAAGAAACCAGCGATGGATCCAGAGCCGTAATGGATTGCTGCACGTTTTCCTGGAACATACAATTTTAGAGCTTCTCAACATCAATATTAATGTAGGGTTAAGTAGCACAAAACGAAAGAATCAAAAGAGAAAACGTACCACTCTCCTTGTAAGTGCTTGACCGCGAGGACTTGTACTTGGAATGAAAGAAACAAGACAGCTAGATGAAGTAAACAACACAATAAGTTTTCTCTTAAACTAATCACATTTTAACAATTGTAAACTAAATGCTAAAAGAAAAGCTTACCGAGAAATAACATTTCCCTGATGGTACCCAAAGGTTAGAGCTCCCCGTGTCGAAAATCACTGTGAACTTCTGTGGTGGAGTACCGATAGCAATCTCACCATAGTACTGAGCATCCAAGTAATTCTTCAACGCGACGATGTCAGCATCTCCAGCATTCTTGTCGTTTGAACGGAACTCTTTTAAGGAAGAACGAAAGGCTTTTTCTTGCTTGGAACCGAAGCGTGTGGCAAGTCGATTGTTAGGATCCAACTTCAGTTTTTTCAGGCCAACTCTTAATGTTCCGTCATTGCTCTCAGAAGAAGCGGAGAAAAATAACAAGAAGGACACAACGAGTGAAGTAACCGAGTGCACACCCATCTTTCACCTATTTAATTAGTTGACATCAATTGATCAAAAAATAAATAAATTAGTTGACATCAAAAGACAAAACGACGCAATTTAATTAGATTATACAGTGCGATCAACGAGCTAAAACAAATTACGAGTTACATGAACATGCAACTCAATTATCAACGCTATTTACAGAAGAAGAAAAAATTGTTGTTAATGACAAGTGTGTAGTTTAAACAAGTACAAAAACACACAGGATTTTGTAAAATGAAAGAGACCCTTTTTAATTGAAGGGATTATGATATGAAAGGGACTTTAGACAACGATGATTTCTTATAGTTAATCTCGTCTCCATTATAAGAAAAGATCTTCAGAAAATAATCAACCACAAGTCAGCAACAAAACTAGACATTTTAATTAATTAACCAAAGCAAATAACATGAGGACAACATAATCAAGAATTTTTCATTACAAAACAAGAACAAAGACCGCATCAGCAAGAAAAAAACGGGGATCTTTCACCTCAGAAAACAACACTAAGGTTGCAGAATCAAACAAACCTTAAGCTCCTCTAAACACATAATCAAATAAGACGACAAGTACATCACAAAACAGACATGCAAAAACAGCCCAATATTCAAGAAACAAATATACAAGAGAATATTATCACGGATCATGCAAAACACAATCACTCGAATCAAAGAACATGGAAAAGAAAAAGAAAACAATAGTATCACACTGCCAGTCCTGGAAACAACTCGGGTTTTATAGTCAGACCTGATATGAAAGAGACTTTAGAAAACGAGAAATGGTAATGAGATTAATAGAACTCAAACTCACGAGAGCCTTAAGCACTCACCAGAGGCTTCTGGAGATTTCTCAGAATCATGAGAGACGAAGAAACAAAACTGTTAAAAAAAAAAAAAAAAAAAAAAAAAAAAAAAAAAAAAAAAAAAGAAACAAAACTGTTTCAATTATCGAAGAAAAGGTTGCTAATATGCCGCCACGACATGCACAGCGGGTCCCATATAAATAAGCAACTAAATATCTTTTCAATTTTGGCCGTTGGATCTATCAGATTAAAAATTTTACCGTTGCCGGTATGATAAGCAATGTTCCACCAACCTTGTTTGTAGTATTAATTATATGTTTCGAGCTTTAATTTATAGTAGGGGCGTGTCCGCGTGGAATATTATTTTATTACTGTTAATTATAAGTTTTTAGATGATGTAATTATATGGCCGGTTCTTATTTATTAAGAGTATTATTTAATGTTTTATTATGTTAGGTCTTTCTAGGTAATACATTAATACATTATTTGTTTTTCAATAATGTGTTGTTGTGTGTACCGTGAAGTGAGTTTTTTATATAAATCATATTAAATTTAATAGTTTTGTATTTAGATATTTGTTGCTTCTAAGATTAACGGATTTAGCATCAAAATTGTATTTTATTTTTTTCATTTTTTTGAATATTATTAAGATGTTCTTTGTTTTCTCTTCATATTTTGACATTGAGCATCACCATCTATGTATTTTGTTTACCTTCCGGTGTGCGGTGCTTCTCACCATCACCCGAAAAGACACACCTACGTGCTCTTGTTTTCCTCACTTTCTTCTTGTATAAGATTATCTGGTATTTGTTGTAGATCAAGCTTATGAATTCCCAGTTGTGCGGTTGTTTCTTAAGGCATTGTGGACTGTTCCAGTTTTGGTCATTTCCTTCCTTAGATTTTGGCTAAATGCTAGGAATTACATATCCTTGGGTTGGGTCAGAGTTTAGTTGTCTTTTATGTTGTCTTCCTTGTCGTTGATTTGTCGTCGATATTTGTCTTGGTTTTCAAGATCTGGTTTTGGAAATCTGACTTCTATGCTCTCTTTAGCTCGAGGAAGGCTTCACGGTTTACTGATTTAGTTCGTCTCTCTTTATTCTTTCATCCCGTTGTATCTTTCATCGCTACCCCTGTCTCTGGTGGCTCTCCTTTTCGTTATGTTTGCCACTCTATGTTTGGTTAGTGTTTTTTTTCGTGTATGCTATGTGGGCCTTGTCTCAAGCATGAGCTATGGTTTCTCGATGGTTGGTTTCCATTCTGCTTCCCTCAGATTGTTTCTCTTTTTCTCTTGCTTTCCTTGGTATAGGTGTGCAGAGTTAGTCTTTTGGAACTTTGGTCCCTTTAACTCAGAGCTTTGTGGTTCTTCGCTGGCATGGACGCTTTGTATGTACTTGTTTAGTTTGTGAGGTGCTTCTTACTTCATAGCTGGTGGTTGTGCTTCTTACTTCATAGCCGGTGGTTGTGCTTCTGGTGCTTTAGGCATGTGTCTCCCTACTTCGTGGTGATTTTGGTCTTCGAGTGATTATTCTTCTTCTGATCCGCATTTTTTGCTTTTTTGCGTTGGTGCTTGATCGAGCTCCTTTGGTTTTGGAGGATTACTTTGTCTCAGATTTTATCTTTTTACATTTTTTGTTTTTGCCAAGACATTTTATGGTAAGAAGAGGTAAGTTAGTCTTCTTTGTTGATCTCTTTTCAGCTCCAAGCCTTTATTGAGTTAGTATTACTCCCTGTTCGGAATCGCGCTACGCGCTATCCGTGCGGCGACCCCGGACCTAGCGACTTGTTAAAAAATGGGATAAACTCGGGGTATACGCGGGGAGTAATTTTTAGTAAGTTTTTAATTTTAAATATACAAAAGAAACATTAAATACCAAGTTAGATTATATATCATAATTGTTGTTTTTTAAAGCACCCATCTAATACAAAAAAAAATAACCCACTCACAAGAATCACCAAAAAATATAGTTTTGATCATGAGAAGAAACAAAAAATATTAAGGATTGTATCTTCTAATCCTATTCTTCTTGAAAGATCAGCAAAATATATAATTTTGATCTTGTAGTGGTCTTGTAGATGTGCTAAAAGTTAGAACTTGGCATTTGGAAACCTGAAATGAAAGAGACAAAGACAAGTTAAATCATGCAAACAGCAAGTTCAATACAACTTAATTCACTAGTTAATAACAGCAAGTTCAAGACAAGGTAACTCTAACTTCACGAACCCACCAAAACTAATTAAAAAAAAAGAAACAATTGTAAGTCATAAGATAAACAAAGAGAACATATATGATTTTTTTGGTACCTTAGTTTACTAAGCTATTTGTGAGTCACGAAAGACCGGATCCTCTTGGTATACATTCGGTTCGAACTCCATCTCCATCATGTCTTCTTCTTCAGATTCAAAGTCATCATCATAGAGTTCTCTTATCCTTGGAGCTTGGGTAGTAAGCACAAAACTGACATCATTATCCAACTCTTCGACACGGCCCACAAGCCAATCTCCGACAGTATCTTCATTACCATCATCTAGGATCACATCAACATTGTCTTCTCTAATCTTTTTTCTGCTTATCAAAAAGCCTTGCATTAAACTGGACATAGACTAGACTGTTGAGGCGGTTTACATCTAATCTGTTTCTCTTCTTAGTGTGGATCTGCAACATGAGTTGAGCCATTTATTGTACACACTATTAGATACATGAAACATAAATCAAAGAAGCAAGTAGACTAACCCCTTCGAAACTGCTCCAATTTCTTTCACAGCCAGAAGAACTAGAGGTCAAAGCAAGGATTCTAGTAGCCAGTTTCTGCAAGGTTGGCACAGCACATCCGTATGTTGCCCACCAATTCCCTGTCATAAAAAAATTAAACAAGTTAAACTATGAAATGGACAATTAATCAAGTAAAAAACATTTTAAGCCAAAACATACCTGGATCAAACTTTTCATCCTTATTTTCACATCCTTTTAGAGCTAACAGCTCTTTGCCACATAATCTACATCTCACTTTGTCTGGAACTCGTGGCTGACCATACTCCCAACCTACATCATTTGAGTTTCGTTTCAGAGGTGGAGGAGGTGTATCTGTTGCTGGATTCTCCATTCTTTTTTAAGCTGAAATATCAATAAAAAATTTGACAAGAAAACAAAATCATTATTCTTTGGTCATTGTGGTTACTAAAATACAAATATCACTACGAGACAAAATATATAAAGAGAACATCAATATGTGACCATTCTTTAACATGGCTTCACACGACAATTCTTTTTTTTTTGTCAGCTTAACACGACAAAAGATGGCTTCACACGACAAAAATTAAAACTTCTAAAGTCAAGCTAACAATAAAATAGAAAAATCAGTATGTGAGCACTTCCATTCAAGTAAACCGTACAAATTATTAACTCAACATTCGGCAAAGTCAAGCTCCATTAACATTTAAAAAACCATATGTACTGAAATATAAAATCTGAAAAGTCAACAGTTCAAAAAAACTTCAATAACTAAAAAAGTGAATGGTTTAGAGTTTATTACTTTGAATCCAGTACAAGAAGAACTTGCAACAGGTGGATGATCTTGATTCACGGCGAACTGCCTTGGATTCACTAGGTTGAGGAAGAACACTTGATACTAGGGTTAACAGAAATCCCCAATTCTATTGTCGGGAAAGGTAGATAATGGTTTTAAATTATTTTATTTTTTACTAATGGGTTTTTTAGTGGGCCAAATTGTGTAAAAAAAATAATATGGTATTTTTTTTAGCTTTTTTTTAGCCCAAACGTATTACCTATTCCACGTCCGCATAATGTTAAACTACGGACTAGGCGGGCATAACTTGACAGAACGTAGAATGCAACTGTATTGGGTCAACTCGCCACGGTGAACCTACGTTTAGCGATTACGCGGCTAGGCGGCCGCGTTTTCGAACAGGGGTATTACTATAGCATTTTGTTTTTTTTTTTTGTGATTGTGGAGGTTTTAGGTTTAGATTATGTGTTGTACTCTAGCTTCTTCTTCTTAGTTTGATTATTTTATGATTTTTAATAGTAAAATAAAATATAATTTATAAATAAAATCATGGAAATAGTAAAATATAATAAAATAGTAAAAATTAATGTTATTTTTAGTTGTAACTAAATTAAATATTTAAAATATATTTATATTATTTTATTATTTTTTATTCATCTTGAATTTTATTAACTTATATAATAGATTATCAAACTTCATATATTAGTACGAAAATTATTAGATAGTGCACAATTAAAAAATATTGGGCCAAATTGAAGTAATCGAAAAGAAGAAGAACCTAATATGTAAAGAAAAAATACATGGAAGGGACGTGTCATCAAACCCTCCTGCCACTTGTCATAAGAAGAGAAAAAGATATATATATATATATATATATATATA
Proteins encoded in this window:
- the LOC106337618 gene encoding aspartic proteinase A2; its protein translation is MGVHSVTSLVVSFLLFFSASSESNDGTLRVGLKKLKLDPNNRLATRFGSKQEKAFRSSLKEFRSNDKNAGDADIVALKNYLDAQYYGEIAIGTPPQKFTVIFDTGSSNLWVPSGKCYFSLSCFFHSKYKSSRSSTYKESGKRAAIHYGSGSIAGFFSYDAVTVGDLVVKTQEFIEATSEPGLTFLVAKFDGLLGLGFQEISVGNATPVWYNMLKQGLIKKPVFSFWLNRDTKSEEGGELVFGGVDPKHFKGEHTYVPVTRRGYWQFDMGEVLIAGKSTGYCENGCSAIADSGTSLLAGPTAVIAMINKAIGASGVVSQQCKTVVDQYGQSILDLLLAKAQPKHICSQIGLCTFDGTHGVSMGIESVVDKESTKSSSGLRDAGCAPCEMAVVWIQSQLMQNMTQKRIVNYINDICERMPSPNGESAVDCSQLCKMPTVSFTIGGKVFDLAPEEYVLKIGEGPVAQCISGFTALDLPPPRGPLWILGDVFMGRYHTVFHFGNEQVGFAEAA